The Littorina saxatilis isolate snail1 linkage group LG13, US_GU_Lsax_2.0, whole genome shotgun sequence genome contains a region encoding:
- the LOC138946084 gene encoding uncharacterized protein, with translation MPPKRRAAAGVASATAKLRRPTRGPIRAQAQPVDVAPLRARQQPAAPQAAAPDPALVQAVTQAVLQALVAQESAAELPEDPVMNVIDNAVTNITGCFPVSVSTTTT, from the exons ATGCCTCCTAAGCGCAGAGCTGCCGCTGGTGTTGCCTCGGCTACAGCCAAACTGAGGAGACCAACCCGGGGACCCATCAGGGCTCAAGCACAACCAGTTGATGTCGCCCCCCTGAGAGCCAGGCAACAACCAGCTGCACCCCAAGCAGCAGCTCCTGACCCGGCGCTTGTCCAAGCCGTCACACAGGCCGTCCTCCAGGCGTTGGTGGCCCAGGAATCTGCCGCTGAGCTCCCCGAGGACCCTGTGATGAACGTGATCGACAACGCCGTCACCAATATTACAG GATGTTTTCCTGTCTCGGtatccacaacaacaacatag